The DNA sequence GCACCGCGGAAACAATTAAAATACATTGAGTAAGAGTCTTTGACCGGACGATAAGCAGAGAACGCAAAAAGTAATTGCGCCTGATCGCAAATTAAAACCGGCGGCGCATGCGCACCGCCGGTTAATAATCAATATCCACCCGAGCGGACTCTACCAGTTTTCAGCCAGCAGCTCAAAGTGTGCCTGCGGATGATCACATGCAGCGCACTTGAGCGGTGCTTTCATTCCTTTATGCAAATAGCCGCAGTTACGGCAGCGCCACACAACCTCTTCTGCGCGCTCAAACACTTTGCCGTCGGCAATGTTTGCGGCGAGCTGACGGTACCGTTTATCATGTTCCTTTTCGGCAACGATGATTGCACAGAATACGGAAGCGATTAAGGTGAAGCCCTCTTCCTTTGCAACCTTTGCAAATGCCGGATACATCTCGCTCCATTCATGCTCTTCGCCGGCGGCGGCATGCAGGAGATTTTCGCGTGTTGAGGTGCTGACCGGACCCGCCGGGAATGCGGCAGTAATTTCGATATCCGGACCGCCCTCCATCAGCTTAAACAGGCGTTTAGCATGTTCTTTTTCCTGATTGGCAGTTTCTTCAAAAATATCAGCGATCTGAACATAGCCCTCTTTTTTCGCGATGCTGGCAAAATAGTTATAACGGTTACGCGCCTGCGATTCGCCGGCGAATGCGATCATCAGATTTTT is a window from the Kiritimatiellales bacterium genome containing:
- a CDS encoding rubrerythrin family protein; this translates as MELRGSQTEKNLMIAFAGESQARNRYNYFASIAKKEGYVQIADIFEETANQEKEHAKRLFKLMEGGPDIEITAAFPAGPVSTSTRENLLHAAAGEEHEWSEMYPAFAKVAKEEGFTLIASVFCAIIVAEKEHDKRYRQLAANIADGKVFERAEEVVWRCRNCGYLHKGMKAPLKCAACDHPQAHFELLAENW